One Mycobacteroides abscessus ATCC 19977 genomic window carries:
- a CDS encoding YwqG family protein gives MGILAGLDELLAELSADAVGLKPEPGDPDIRSSYLGGHPYWPEGSQWPNYRGEPMSFVCQINFAEVPPLPGYPTEGLLQWFVGSDDVAGMTFDDTQGTQGFEVRWITDLSAPSTRYVSYPTRPYGDCGQELFGVVGRCPGYDAPYSFQELNPLPYRIVFERVKTLPDHANRFTDRQRQTFWAAIQNAGLSEGEDLLDAPYPYYGLSIAWMDHVYHNDSSPHWRHPHIGGHPRFIQEDVRGTGNYAAIKDPASSVLLSIGGGDLCDWWSGGTASLFGDPRALAAADLTSIRYHTDR, from the coding sequence ATGGGGATTCTTGCGGGGTTGGATGAGTTGCTTGCCGAACTGTCCGCCGATGCTGTCGGCCTGAAACCTGAGCCAGGGGACCCCGATATTAGGTCCTCATACTTGGGTGGGCATCCATACTGGCCAGAAGGCAGTCAGTGGCCCAACTACCGCGGCGAACCGATGTCGTTCGTGTGCCAAATCAATTTCGCCGAGGTCCCGCCTCTGCCGGGCTACCCGACAGAAGGGTTGCTGCAGTGGTTCGTCGGCAGCGACGATGTCGCAGGGATGACGTTCGATGACACCCAGGGCACCCAAGGGTTCGAAGTCAGGTGGATCACCGACCTGAGCGCCCCGTCCACGCGCTACGTCTCCTACCCGACACGGCCATACGGCGACTGCGGCCAAGAGCTTTTCGGCGTAGTCGGCCGCTGCCCTGGATATGACGCGCCCTACAGCTTTCAGGAACTCAATCCACTGCCGTATCGCATCGTGTTCGAACGAGTAAAGACACTGCCCGACCATGCAAACCGGTTCACTGACCGCCAGCGCCAAACCTTCTGGGCCGCAATCCAAAACGCAGGACTATCCGAGGGCGAAGACCTACTGGATGCACCGTACCCGTACTACGGCCTGTCAATAGCGTGGATGGACCACGTCTACCACAACGACTCGAGCCCCCACTGGCGCCACCCCCACATCGGCGGCCACCCCAGATTCATCCAAGAAGACGTACGCGGCACGGGAAACTATGCGGCCATTAAAGATCCAGCCTCGAGCGTGCTACTGAGCATCGGCGGCGGCGACCTATGCGACTGGTGGTCCGGCGGCACAGCCAGCCTCTTCGGCGACCCCCGCGCGCTAGCCGCCGCAGACCTCACCTCGATCCGCTATCACACCGACCGCTAG
- a CDS encoding S9 family peptidase codes for MTTLLSDSDYARAEQMLFPHRARRVPGTVLTPQWFADGARFWYRIGTRYVAVDPGVKTRRAAFDHDALAAALSVAAGQAVTGADLPIQAVQIRADDTVLFSAFGRNWRWADRVCTESDAAAPIPGGIPSPDERWDAFGREGNIWVRSRADGTEHALTDDAEPYFDYGGLPDTTGGRALMRALGIPAPIILHWSPDSTRILVARIDQREVPELVLVESSPADGGRPVEHRTRYSMPGENTVATMTWNVLDVEQRTIVRQQTEPTPIMHNVALIYAWWSSADAVHYLHQSRDARTLQLRRLAPATGAVTTLITDTGQTRVDPTVVLGDPHMVRVLDNGEILWWSQRDGWGHLYLYSADGVQVTQITAGSWLVSSVLWVDEKARQVYFTANGLVEADPYLRQLCRIGLDGNGFIRLTDDELDHDAVSPPQGGYLVDRASSPSLPPRSVVLDGDGQVVVELETPDTDDLKILGWQPPERFRTTASDGRTPIYGLLWRPHDLDPDRTYPIIEHIYPGPQLYRAGPMFNPPHYGEPEAFAALGFAVVAIDGRGSAGRSKAFHDHSYGDLGNAGALDDHIVAIRELGQRYPWLDTARVGITGQSAGGFAAARAVLRYPDFYSVAVAVSGNHDNALNLAMWAEHYHGDLSAEGKAAISNTTLAANLKGKLLLIHGELDDNAHPYMTMRLADALIKADKDFDLIMIPGAEHSLYGWLHYSLRRTWDYFVRHLHGTEPPGYRLQPLLLPSLG; via the coding sequence GTGACGACATTGCTGAGCGATTCCGATTACGCGCGTGCCGAGCAGATGCTTTTCCCGCACCGGGCCCGGCGCGTGCCGGGCACCGTGCTGACACCGCAGTGGTTCGCCGACGGTGCCCGATTCTGGTACCGGATCGGAACCCGCTATGTCGCGGTTGATCCCGGCGTGAAGACTCGTCGCGCCGCCTTCGACCACGATGCGCTGGCTGCGGCACTGTCGGTGGCGGCGGGGCAGGCGGTGACCGGCGCCGATCTACCGATACAGGCCGTGCAAATTCGGGCCGACGACACGGTGCTGTTCAGCGCGTTCGGCCGGAATTGGCGATGGGCGGATCGCGTCTGCACCGAATCCGACGCTGCCGCACCTATTCCGGGCGGGATCCCGTCACCCGATGAGCGGTGGGATGCGTTCGGCCGCGAGGGCAATATCTGGGTCCGCAGCCGGGCCGATGGCACCGAACATGCCCTCACCGATGACGCTGAACCCTACTTCGACTACGGTGGCCTGCCGGACACCACCGGCGGACGGGCACTGATGCGTGCCCTGGGCATTCCGGCGCCGATAATCCTGCACTGGTCGCCCGATTCCACCCGAATCCTGGTTGCGCGCATCGATCAACGCGAGGTACCCGAACTGGTGCTCGTCGAATCCAGCCCGGCCGACGGTGGCCGCCCGGTGGAACACCGCACCCGCTACTCGATGCCCGGCGAGAACACCGTGGCCACGATGACCTGGAACGTGCTCGACGTCGAGCAACGCACGATCGTACGGCAGCAGACCGAGCCGACACCGATCATGCACAATGTCGCACTCATCTACGCCTGGTGGTCGAGCGCGGACGCCGTTCATTACCTGCACCAATCGCGCGACGCCCGCACGTTGCAACTGCGTCGGCTCGCCCCGGCGACCGGCGCGGTCACCACGCTCATCACCGACACAGGCCAGACCCGGGTGGACCCGACCGTGGTGCTCGGCGACCCGCACATGGTGCGGGTGCTGGACAACGGCGAGATCCTGTGGTGGTCGCAGCGCGACGGTTGGGGCCACCTGTACCTCTATTCGGCCGACGGCGTCCAGGTCACCCAGATAACCGCCGGGTCGTGGCTGGTGAGCAGCGTGTTATGGGTCGACGAAAAGGCTCGACAGGTGTACTTCACGGCCAACGGTTTGGTGGAGGCGGACCCGTATCTGCGGCAGCTCTGCCGAATCGGGCTGGACGGCAACGGGTTTATCCGTCTCACAGATGATGAGCTGGACCATGATGCGGTCAGCCCGCCGCAGGGCGGCTACCTGGTAGACCGGGCGTCAAGCCCGAGCCTGCCGCCACGCTCGGTGGTACTGGACGGGGATGGTCAAGTGGTAGTGGAGTTGGAGACGCCCGATACCGATGACCTGAAGATTCTGGGCTGGCAACCGCCGGAGCGGTTCCGGACGACCGCATCGGACGGCAGAACCCCGATCTACGGTCTGCTCTGGCGACCGCACGATCTGGACCCGGACCGCACGTACCCGATCATCGAACACATCTATCCGGGGCCGCAGCTCTACCGCGCCGGACCGATGTTCAACCCGCCGCACTACGGCGAACCGGAGGCTTTCGCCGCGCTCGGGTTCGCGGTGGTGGCCATCGACGGTCGTGGAAGCGCGGGGCGCAGCAAGGCATTTCATGACCACTCCTATGGGGATCTCGGCAACGCCGGCGCCTTGGATGACCACATCGTCGCGATCCGTGAACTCGGGCAACGGTATCCGTGGCTGGACACCGCCCGAGTTGGGATCACCGGACAGTCCGCGGGCGGTTTCGCCGCGGCGCGTGCGGTGCTGCGCTATCCGGACTTCTACTCGGTGGCCGTCGCGGTCTCGGGCAATCATGACAACGCCCTCAACCTGGCGATGTGGGCCGAGCACTACCACGGCGATCTGAGCGCCGAAGGCAAAGCAGCGATCTCGAACACCACGCTAGCTGCCAACCTGAAAGGCAAGCTGCTGCTTATCCACGGCGAACTCGACGACAACGCACACCCATACATGACGATGCGGCTGGCCGACGCACTCATCAAGGCGGACAAAGACTTCGACCTGATCATGATCCCTGGCGCTGAGCACTCGCTGTACGGTTGGCTGCACTACTCACTACGCCGAACCTGGGACTACTTTGTGCGGCATCTACACGGCACCGAGCCGCCCGGTTACCGACTACAGCCGTTGCTGCTGCCCTCCCTCGGCTGA
- a CDS encoding alpha/beta fold hydrolase, translating into MVSIPVSARNLFAITFGNGVRPPTPTSHVALFDEPHRQLRRYGTDDPRDSSAVPVLLVPPLAASATCYDLAPGQSLVAHLLEQGRTPYVVDYGEIGWADRHLGLEAFFADIIPQAIERVLIDSGKTQLDLIGWSLGGTLSLLTAAADRGLPIRSIVAIGTPLDYGQIPGYPEARRITKRTNGYAVTTVLRALGGIPAPVVQAAYRATSWDREIKRPWFLLNNLDNTEALAKAEVIDRFQDAFPGYPGRAVSQMWGRFIYHDEIAAGVVNVAGYTLDLTTLTLPIQLFGSHRDAIAPWQCVHHGVAMLKSADVRFTTVEASHLGLVALSAGVNETWPTIDDFLTELDGG; encoded by the coding sequence ATGGTCTCGATCCCGGTCTCGGCGAGGAACTTGTTCGCCATCACTTTCGGCAACGGAGTGCGCCCACCCACACCGACCAGCCATGTTGCGCTGTTCGACGAGCCACATCGCCAATTGCGCCGTTACGGCACTGACGATCCGCGCGACTCCAGCGCTGTCCCGGTCCTTTTGGTTCCGCCGCTGGCGGCGTCGGCGACATGCTATGACCTTGCACCGGGTCAGTCACTGGTGGCGCACCTGCTCGAGCAGGGCCGTACGCCCTATGTCGTCGACTACGGTGAGATCGGCTGGGCAGACCGGCATCTGGGTCTGGAAGCATTCTTCGCCGACATCATTCCGCAGGCCATCGAGCGGGTACTCATCGATTCGGGTAAAACACAGCTCGACCTGATTGGGTGGAGCCTGGGCGGCACCCTGAGCCTCTTGACCGCCGCGGCCGACCGCGGATTGCCGATCCGCTCGATCGTCGCTATCGGCACCCCATTGGACTACGGACAAATCCCCGGCTATCCCGAGGCACGCCGAATCACCAAACGCACCAACGGCTATGCCGTCACCACGGTGTTACGAGCACTCGGCGGCATTCCTGCACCGGTGGTACAGGCCGCCTACCGCGCCACGTCATGGGACCGAGAAATCAAGCGGCCCTGGTTTCTGCTGAACAATCTGGACAACACCGAAGCCTTGGCCAAGGCCGAAGTGATCGACCGGTTTCAGGATGCCTTCCCTGGTTATCCAGGACGGGCCGTCTCACAGATGTGGGGCCGCTTTATCTATCACGATGAGATCGCCGCTGGCGTGGTCAATGTGGCCGGTTACACCCTCGATCTGACGACTCTGACGTTGCCGATCCAGCTGTTCGGCAGCCACCGTGATGCCATCGCGCCGTGGCAGTGTGTGCATCACGGCGTGGCGATGCTCAAGTCTGCGGATGTTCGGTTCACCACGGTGGAGGCAAGCCATCTCGGACTGGTTGCGCTGTCGGCCGGTGTCAACGAGACCTGGCCGACCATCGATGACTTCTTGACCGAGTTGGACGGGGGCTAG
- a CDS encoding TetR family transcriptional regulator C-terminal domain-containing protein, translating to MDDHLLAVHERQNADLIDAVNAALVHATDAVGDTDDLSGLVTMFVSAIAVDRGRLALQASLNAHAQHAPDLAAQLITQRNRLRRTLEPYLLRIVECTGRELNTDLSTFVRAVMAAQTGAATQLIASDDPDDLRPLLVATTILGLSRPRRSRSS from the coding sequence ATGGACGACCATCTCCTAGCGGTCCATGAACGCCAAAATGCAGACCTCATCGACGCGGTCAACGCCGCACTTGTGCATGCAACAGACGCCGTCGGTGACACCGACGATCTTTCGGGGTTGGTGACGATGTTCGTCTCGGCGATCGCGGTGGATCGCGGCCGCCTTGCCCTGCAAGCATCACTGAACGCACATGCGCAGCACGCCCCTGATCTAGCTGCGCAGTTGATAACGCAAAGAAATAGACTTCGGCGAACTCTTGAACCGTACCTTCTCAGGATAGTGGAATGCACAGGGCGGGAACTGAATACGGATCTTTCGACATTTGTGCGTGCTGTGATGGCAGCCCAAACGGGCGCCGCAACGCAGCTCATAGCATCGGACGATCCCGACGATTTGCGCCCGCTTCTGGTCGCCACCACCATCCTCGGACTTAGCCGACCACGGCGTAGTCGTTCCAGCTGA
- a CDS encoding CPBP family intramembrane glutamic endopeptidase yields MSVVEHFGVESGPARPGWLELGVAAATAVFLYLVGGVAAYFVSEDFPIALGHVNFLISGLAPLGAFAVAVLVRIRDVRPFGLRHTSLLWLLTGVVIGLVCFGLSWPVSAIFDPLFPGSEGVQQPYRDAARSGAVPPIVAVGLGGILTPLGEEALFRGVLATFLFRWGSCVSVVFSAAVFAVAHGINGVMPLALMIGLTNGVLLWCSGSIWPAVMVHIAYNSAGIVYHGLGY; encoded by the coding sequence ATGAGTGTTGTAGAGCACTTCGGCGTGGAGAGCGGACCCGCTCGGCCCGGCTGGCTGGAACTTGGTGTAGCTGCGGCCACCGCTGTCTTTCTGTATCTAGTGGGTGGCGTGGCCGCATACTTCGTGTCGGAAGATTTCCCCATTGCCCTCGGACATGTGAACTTCCTGATTTCAGGGCTTGCACCGTTGGGAGCTTTTGCTGTTGCGGTCCTCGTTCGGATCCGTGATGTCCGCCCGTTCGGGTTGCGGCATACGAGTCTCTTGTGGCTGCTGACCGGCGTTGTCATCGGCCTGGTGTGCTTCGGGCTTAGTTGGCCGGTTTCGGCGATTTTTGATCCGCTGTTTCCGGGGTCAGAGGGTGTTCAGCAGCCCTACCGTGATGCTGCTCGGTCGGGAGCAGTGCCTCCTATCGTGGCAGTGGGGCTGGGCGGTATCTTGACGCCGCTCGGTGAGGAGGCTTTGTTTCGTGGCGTGCTTGCGACTTTCCTGTTCCGCTGGGGCAGCTGCGTCAGTGTGGTCTTTAGCGCGGCAGTTTTCGCTGTGGCACATGGGATCAACGGCGTGATGCCATTGGCGCTCATGATCGGTTTGACCAATGGTGTCCTGCTGTGGTGCTCAGGTTCGATCTGGCCTGCGGTCATGGTGCACATCGCCTATAACAGTGCGGGCATCGTGTACCACGGCCTCGGATACTGA
- a CDS encoding amino acid permease yields the protein MTSPATYDTSAPAPEEQGYHKGLNNRQVQMIGIGGAIGTGLFMGAGGRLHSAGPGLFLVYAVCGVFVFFILRALGELILHRPSSGSFVSYAREFLGEKAAYVAGWMYFFNWAATAIVDVTAIALYMHYWSAFKAIPQWSIALIALVIVLTMNTISVKLFGEMEFWAALIKVVAIMGFLVIGTVFLAGRFTVEGASTGPSVIADNGGLLPTGLMALVIVTSGVVFAYSAVELVGIAAGETENPDKVMPRAINSVVFRVAVFYVGSLILLALLLPYGTYKAGESPFVTFFSRIGVPYAGDVMNFVVLTAALSSLNAGLYSTGRILRSLAMNGSAPKVLSRMTSGGVPFMGIAVTGALTLVGIFMNLVIPAEAFETALDLAALGIISSWATIVICQIQLYRWSQRGILQRGSFRMPGAPYTGYLTLAFLAAVVVLMCYENAWNLIAIAVLVPVLTAGWYLCRGRVLQLARERIGYTGAYPVIAHTPMLDDPPGESHR from the coding sequence ATGACATCTCCGGCAACTTATGACACGTCGGCCCCCGCCCCGGAGGAGCAGGGCTATCACAAGGGACTGAATAACCGGCAAGTCCAAATGATCGGCATCGGGGGCGCCATCGGCACGGGGCTGTTCATGGGAGCCGGCGGCCGGTTGCACAGTGCGGGACCGGGCTTGTTCTTGGTTTATGCGGTCTGCGGCGTGTTCGTGTTCTTCATCCTGCGTGCGTTGGGCGAGCTGATCTTGCACCGGCCGTCCTCGGGATCCTTCGTGTCGTACGCCCGCGAATTCCTCGGCGAGAAGGCAGCGTACGTCGCGGGCTGGATGTACTTCTTCAACTGGGCCGCCACCGCCATCGTCGACGTGACCGCCATCGCGCTGTACATGCACTACTGGAGCGCCTTCAAGGCCATCCCTCAGTGGTCCATCGCACTCATTGCCTTGGTCATCGTGCTGACCATGAACACCATCAGCGTCAAACTGTTCGGGGAGATGGAATTCTGGGCGGCTCTGATCAAAGTGGTTGCCATCATGGGGTTCCTGGTCATCGGGACGGTCTTCCTGGCGGGCCGGTTCACGGTCGAGGGCGCCAGCACAGGACCATCGGTGATCGCGGACAACGGCGGCCTGCTGCCCACCGGCCTGATGGCATTGGTCATCGTCACCTCGGGAGTCGTCTTCGCGTACTCCGCAGTCGAACTGGTCGGCATCGCCGCCGGCGAGACCGAAAACCCTGACAAGGTGATGCCCCGGGCCATCAACTCCGTCGTGTTCCGGGTCGCGGTCTTCTACGTGGGTTCGCTCATCTTGCTGGCACTGCTGCTGCCCTATGGGACCTACAAAGCCGGCGAAAGCCCCTTCGTCACCTTCTTCTCCCGGATAGGCGTGCCGTACGCCGGCGATGTCATGAACTTTGTGGTGCTGACAGCCGCACTGTCCAGCCTGAACGCGGGCCTGTACAGCACGGGGCGGATTCTGCGTTCACTGGCGATGAACGGTAGTGCACCAAAAGTGTTGTCACGCATGACCTCCGGCGGAGTGCCCTTCATGGGCATCGCGGTCACCGGTGCCCTCACACTTGTCGGTATATTCATGAACCTGGTCATTCCCGCCGAAGCCTTCGAAACCGCTCTGGATCTGGCGGCACTCGGGATCATCTCGTCATGGGCCACCATCGTGATCTGCCAGATCCAGCTGTACCGGTGGTCACAGCGAGGCATCCTGCAACGGGGCAGTTTCCGGATGCCCGGCGCCCCGTACACCGGGTACCTGACGCTGGCGTTCCTGGCGGCCGTGGTGGTGCTGATGTGCTACGAGAACGCGTGGAACCTCATCGCAATAGCGGTACTTGTCCCCGTATTAACCGCGGGCTGGTACCTGTGCCGCGGTCGCGTGCTGCAGCTCGCCCGCGAGCGGATCGGATACACCGGCGCATACCCGGTGATTGCGCACACCCCCATGCTCGACGACCCGCCAGGCGAATCGCATAGGTAG
- a CDS encoding TetR/AcrR family transcriptional regulator produces the protein MSTGSTRRREHTRARLMQAALDVFADRGFHGASIENICEKAGFTRGAFYSNFAGKDELFFTLFDASSEQLLTQLRAALDECRKSPDPLSTFIRTIDDKGPTQRRWYLISMEFTLYAIREPSAAVVLAEHDARLRREAAGIINELMSIAHRELIIDTELIARLATALREGVAAQFYVEPELAETRMLERLAFPAMLRAFSQPVGAD, from the coding sequence ATGTCGACTGGATCCACTCGTCGGCGCGAACACACCCGTGCCCGTCTCATGCAGGCTGCGCTGGACGTGTTCGCCGATCGCGGGTTCCATGGCGCAAGCATCGAAAATATCTGCGAAAAAGCAGGATTCACGCGGGGTGCGTTCTACTCCAACTTCGCCGGTAAGGACGAGCTGTTCTTCACCCTGTTCGATGCCAGCAGCGAACAGCTGCTCACTCAGCTGCGCGCCGCACTGGACGAATGCCGCAAGAGCCCCGACCCCCTCAGCACCTTCATCCGCACCATTGACGACAAGGGGCCCACACAACGCCGCTGGTATCTGATCAGCATGGAATTCACGCTGTACGCGATCCGGGAGCCGAGCGCGGCCGTGGTGCTAGCCGAGCACGACGCACGGCTACGGCGCGAGGCCGCCGGCATTATCAACGAACTGATGTCGATCGCACACCGTGAACTGATCATCGACACCGAGCTGATCGCGCGACTCGCGACCGCCCTGCGCGAAGGAGTGGCCGCGCAGTTCTATGTCGAACCCGAGCTGGCCGAGACACGGATGCTGGAACGCCTTGCCTTTCCCGCGATGCTGCGCGCATTTTCGCAGCCGGTTGGTGCCGACTAG